Proteins co-encoded in one Mycobacterium mantenii genomic window:
- a CDS encoding zinc-dependent metalloprotease translates to MSTVEGMADLPFGFSSGDDPDKPGKKDPDSGSNPSDPFAAFGMSGEFGIGDLGQIFTQLGQMFSSAGTVGPGGTASGPVNYELARRVATNSIGFVAPVPDTTNSAIADAVRLAETWLDGATALPAGTTRAVGWTPGDWVDNTLGTWKRLCDPMAQQISTVWAASLPEEAKSMAGPLLQMMSQMGGMAFGSQLGQALGRLSREVLTSTDIGLPLGPKGIAAVMPDAVESFATGLERPRSEVLTFLAAREAAHHRLFSHVPWLSSQLLGAVEAYAMGMQIDMSGIEELARDFNPASLSDPAAIENLLGQGVFEPKATPAQTQALERLETLLALIEGWVQVVVAAALGDRIPGAAALGETMRRRRASSGPAEQTFATLVGLELRPRKMREAAAFWERLTEAAGVDARDGIWQHPDLLPDADDLDEPAGFIDRVIGGDTSGIDEAIAKLEREGQGPDGPNPDAGPVDN, encoded by the coding sequence GTGAGTACCGTTGAGGGTATGGCTGACCTGCCTTTCGGCTTCTCCTCCGGAGACGACCCCGACAAACCCGGGAAAAAAGATCCCGACTCCGGCTCGAACCCGTCCGACCCGTTCGCCGCGTTCGGCATGAGCGGTGAATTCGGCATCGGCGACCTGGGGCAGATCTTCACCCAACTGGGTCAGATGTTCAGCAGCGCGGGCACCGTCGGGCCCGGCGGAACCGCCTCGGGTCCGGTCAATTACGAGTTGGCGCGGCGGGTCGCGACGAATTCGATCGGCTTTGTGGCGCCAGTTCCGGACACCACCAACTCGGCGATCGCCGACGCGGTGCGCCTGGCCGAAACCTGGCTGGACGGGGCCACGGCGCTGCCCGCGGGCACCACCCGGGCGGTGGGTTGGACCCCCGGCGACTGGGTCGACAACACGCTGGGGACGTGGAAGCGGCTGTGTGACCCGATGGCCCAACAGATTTCGACGGTGTGGGCGGCGTCGCTGCCCGAGGAGGCCAAGAGCATGGCCGGCCCCCTGCTGCAGATGATGTCGCAAATGGGCGGCATGGCCTTCGGCTCGCAGCTCGGACAGGCGCTCGGCCGATTGTCCCGCGAGGTGTTGACGTCGACCGACATCGGTTTGCCGTTGGGGCCCAAGGGAATTGCGGCGGTCATGCCCGACGCCGTCGAATCGTTCGCCACCGGGCTGGAGCGGCCGCGCAGCGAGGTGCTGACGTTCCTGGCCGCGCGGGAGGCCGCCCACCACCGGCTGTTCAGTCACGTGCCGTGGCTGTCGAGCCAGTTGCTCGGCGCCGTCGAGGCGTACGCGATGGGCATGCAGATCGACATGTCCGGAATAGAGGAGCTGGCGCGCGACTTCAATCCGGCGTCGCTGTCGGATCCGGCGGCGATCGAAAACCTGCTCGGGCAAGGCGTTTTCGAGCCCAAGGCGACGCCGGCGCAGACGCAGGCCCTGGAACGCCTCGAAACACTGCTCGCCCTGATCGAGGGCTGGGTGCAGGTTGTGGTGGCCGCCGCGCTGGGCGACCGGATCCCCGGCGCGGCCGCGCTGGGCGAGACGATGCGCCGCCGCCGGGCCAGCAGCGGCCCGGCCGAGCAGACCTTCGCGACGCTGGTCGGGCTGGAGCTGCGGCCCCGCAAGATGCGAGAGGCCGCCGCGTTCTGGGAACGCCTGACGGAGGCCGCCGGAGTCGACGCCCGCGACGGCATCTGGCAACACCCCGACCTGCTGCCCGACGCCGACGACCTCGACGAGCCGGCGGGCTTCATCGACCGAGTCATCGGCGGCGACACCAGCGGTATCGACGAGGCCATCGCCAAACTCGAGCGAGAGGGCCAGGGTCCCGACGGACCGAATCCCGACGCCGGCCCTGTGGATAACTGA
- a CDS encoding YlbL family protein, translating to MNRRILTLVVALVPIVAFGVLLAVVTVPFVSLGPGPTFDTLGEVDGKQVVAIEGTQTHPTTGHLNMTTVSQRDDLTLGEALTLWLSDQEQLVPRDLIYPPGKSREDVDKANNADFKQSEDSAAYAALGYLKYPAAVTVAKVPEPGPSAGKLKTGDAIDAVNGVPVATVDEFTGLLKNTKPGQVVTIDYRRKNEPAGVAQITLGANKDRDYGFLGVAVLDAPWAPFTVDFNLANVGGPSAGLMFSLAVVDKLTTGDLAKSNFIAGTGTITADGKVGQIGGITHKMVAAHAAGATVFLVPAKNCFEASSDNPSGLRLVKVETLGQAVDALHAIGSGGQPPSC from the coding sequence GTGAACAGGCGCATCCTGACCTTGGTGGTCGCGCTGGTGCCGATCGTGGCGTTCGGCGTGTTGCTGGCGGTGGTGACGGTGCCGTTCGTGTCGCTGGGGCCCGGTCCCACCTTCGACACGCTCGGCGAGGTCGACGGCAAGCAGGTGGTGGCGATCGAGGGCACCCAGACGCACCCGACGACCGGCCACCTCAACATGACCACGGTGTCCCAGCGCGACGATTTGACGCTGGGCGAGGCGCTGACGCTGTGGCTTTCGGACCAGGAACAGCTGGTGCCGCGCGACCTCATCTATCCGCCCGGCAAGTCGCGCGAGGACGTCGACAAGGCCAACAACGCGGACTTCAAGCAATCCGAGGACAGCGCCGCCTACGCGGCCCTGGGCTACCTCAAGTACCCGGCGGCCGTCACGGTCGCCAAAGTCCCCGAGCCGGGCCCCTCGGCGGGCAAGCTCAAGACCGGCGACGCCATCGACGCGGTCAACGGCGTCCCGGTCGCCACCGTCGACGAGTTCACCGGATTGCTGAAGAACACCAAGCCCGGCCAGGTGGTGACCATCGACTACCGCCGTAAGAACGAGCCGGCCGGGGTGGCACAGATCACGCTGGGTGCCAACAAAGACCGCGACTACGGCTTCCTGGGCGTCGCCGTGCTCGACGCGCCGTGGGCGCCGTTCACCGTGGACTTCAACCTGGCCAATGTGGGCGGACCATCGGCCGGCCTGATGTTCAGCCTGGCGGTGGTCGACAAATTGACCACCGGCGACCTGGCCAAGTCGAACTTCATCGCGGGCACCGGGACGATTACGGCCGACGGCAAGGTCGGCCAGATCGGCGGCATCACCCACAAGATGGTCGCCGCGCACGCGGCCGGGGCCACGGTTTTTCTGGTGCCGGCGAAGAACTGTTTCGAGGCCAGCTCGGACAATCCGTCCGGGCTGCGATTGGTCAAGGTCGAGACGCTCGGCCAGGCAGTGGATGCGCTGCACGCGATCGGCTCGGGTGGGCAGCCGCCAAGCTGCTAG
- a CDS encoding UPF0182 family protein: MGMRPTARMPKLTRRSRILILIALGVIALLLAGPRLIDAYVDWLWFGELGYRSVFSTVLVTRFVVFLIAGLLVGGIVFAGLAVAYRTRPVFVPSNDNDPVARYRALVLSRLRLVGAGVPVAIGLLAGIVAQSYWVRIQLFLHGGDFGVRDPQFGKDLGFYAFELPFYRLLLSYLFVAVFLAFVVNLLAHYIFGGIRLSGRTGVLSRSARIQLVTLVGVLVLLKAIAYWLDRYELLSHTRGGKPFTGAGYTDINAVLPAKLILMAIALICAAAVFSAVVLRDLRIPAIGLVLLLLSSLIVGAGWPLIVEQISVKPNAAQKESEYISRSIAATRQAYGLTSDQVTYRNYTGDAQATAQQVADDRATTSNIRLLDPTIVSPAFTQFQQGKNFYYFPDQLSIDRYQDRNGALRDYVVAARELNPDRLIDNQRDWINRHTVYTHGNGFIASPANTVRGIANDPNQNGGYPEFLVNVVGANGGVVSDGPAQLDQPRVYFGPVISNTSADYAIVGRNGNDREYDYETSNETKNYTYAGVGGVPIGDWLSRSVFAAKFAERNFLFSNVIGSNSKILFNRDPARRVEAVAPWLTTDSAVYPAIVNKRLVWIIDGYTTLDNYPYSELTSLESATADSNEVAFNKLAPDKRVSYIRNSVKATVDAYDGTVTLYQQDEQDPVLKAWMQVFPGTVKPKSDITPELAEHLRYPEDLFKVQRMLLAKYHVNDPVTFFSTSDFWDVPLDPNPTASSYQPPYYIVAKNIAKNDNTASYQLTSAMNRFKRDYLAAYISASSDPATYGRITVLTIPGQVNGPKLANNAITTDPAVSQDLGVIGRDNQNRIRWGNLLTLPVGQGGLLYVEPVYASPGASDAASSYPRLIRVAMMYNDKIGYGPTVRDALTGLFGPGAGAAATGIQPTEAGTPAASPPAITPAPAATPGSPGSPPPVAAPPVPDGSVTLSPAKSAALQEIQAAIGAAKDAQKKGDFAGYGAALQRLDDAITKYNNTK, translated from the coding sequence GTGGGGATGCGGCCCACCGCACGGATGCCGAAGCTGACTCGGCGTAGCCGGATTCTGATCCTGATCGCACTGGGTGTGATCGCTCTGCTGCTCGCGGGTCCGCGGCTGATCGACGCCTATGTCGACTGGCTGTGGTTCGGCGAGCTGGGCTACCGCTCGGTGTTCTCCACCGTGCTGGTCACCCGGTTCGTGGTCTTTTTGATCGCCGGTCTGCTGGTGGGCGGCATCGTGTTCGCCGGGCTGGCGGTGGCCTACCGCACCCGGCCGGTGTTCGTGCCGAGCAACGACAACGACCCGGTGGCGCGCTACCGCGCCCTGGTGCTGTCCCGGTTGCGACTGGTGGGCGCCGGAGTCCCGGTGGCGATCGGCCTGCTGGCCGGCATCGTCGCGCAGAGCTATTGGGTGCGCATCCAATTGTTCCTGCACGGTGGCGACTTCGGCGTCAGGGACCCGCAGTTCGGCAAGGACCTCGGCTTCTACGCGTTCGAGCTGCCGTTCTACCGGCTGCTGCTCAGCTACCTGTTCGTCGCGGTCTTTCTGGCGTTCGTGGTCAATCTGTTGGCCCACTACATTTTTGGCGGCATCCGGCTGTCCGGTCGCACGGGCGTGCTCAGCCGTTCGGCGCGGATCCAACTGGTCACCCTGGTCGGGGTGCTGGTCCTGCTCAAGGCGATCGCCTACTGGCTGGACCGCTACGAGCTGTTGTCGCACACCCGCGGCGGCAAACCCTTCACGGGCGCCGGGTACACCGACATCAACGCGGTGCTGCCCGCGAAGCTGATTCTGATGGCGATCGCGCTGATCTGCGCGGCCGCGGTGTTCTCCGCGGTCGTGCTCAGGGACTTGAGGATTCCGGCGATCGGGCTGGTCCTGTTGCTGTTGTCGTCGTTGATCGTGGGCGCCGGGTGGCCGTTGATCGTCGAGCAGATCAGCGTCAAACCCAATGCCGCGCAAAAGGAAAGCGAATACATCAGCCGCAGCATCGCCGCGACGCGGCAGGCCTACGGCCTGACCTCGGACCAGGTCACCTATCGCAACTACACCGGCGACGCGCAGGCCACCGCCCAGCAGGTCGCCGACGACCGCGCGACCACCTCGAACATCCGGCTGCTCGACCCGACGATCGTCAGCCCGGCGTTCACCCAGTTCCAGCAGGGTAAGAACTTCTACTACTTCCCCGATCAGCTCTCCATCGACCGCTACCAGGACCGCAACGGGGCGTTGCGTGACTACGTCGTGGCGGCCCGCGAACTCAACCCCGACCGGCTGATCGACAACCAGCGGGACTGGATCAACCGGCACACCGTCTACACCCACGGCAATGGCTTCATCGCGTCGCCGGCCAACACCGTGCGGGGAATCGCCAACGACCCCAACCAAAATGGCGGCTATCCCGAGTTCCTGGTCAACGTCGTCGGCGCCAACGGCGGCGTGGTGTCCGACGGTCCGGCGCAACTCGACCAGCCGCGCGTCTACTTCGGGCCGGTCATCTCCAACACGTCGGCCGACTACGCGATCGTCGGGCGCAACGGCAACGACCGCGAGTACGACTACGAGACCAGCAACGAAACCAAGAACTACACCTACGCCGGGGTCGGCGGCGTCCCGATCGGCGACTGGCTGTCGCGCAGCGTATTTGCCGCCAAGTTCGCCGAGCGAAACTTCTTGTTCTCCAACGTGATCGGTTCGAACAGCAAGATCCTGTTCAACCGTGACCCGGCGCGGCGGGTGGAGGCGGTGGCGCCGTGGCTGACCACCGACAGCGCGGTGTACCCGGCGATCGTCAACAAGCGACTGGTGTGGATCATCGACGGCTACACCACGCTGGACAACTACCCGTATTCCGAACTCACCTCACTGGAATCGGCGACCGCGGACTCCAACGAGGTGGCGTTCAACAAGCTGGCACCCGACAAGCGGGTCTCCTACATCCGCAACTCGGTGAAGGCGACCGTGGACGCCTACGACGGCACCGTCACGCTGTATCAGCAGGACGAACAGGACCCGGTGCTCAAGGCCTGGATGCAGGTCTTCCCGGGCACCGTCAAACCCAAGAGCGACATCACCCCGGAGCTGGCCGAGCACCTGCGCTATCCCGAGGACCTGTTCAAGGTGCAGCGGATGCTGCTCGCGAAGTATCACGTCAACGATCCGGTGACGTTCTTCTCCACGTCGGATTTCTGGGACGTGCCGCTGGATCCGAACCCGACGGCCAGCAGCTACCAGCCGCCGTATTACATTGTCGCGAAAAACATTGCGAAGAACGATAATACGGCGTCGTATCAGCTGACCAGCGCGATGAACAGGTTCAAGCGCGACTATCTGGCCGCCTACATCAGCGCCAGCTCCGACCCGGCGACGTACGGCAGGATCACCGTGCTGACCATCCCGGGTCAGGTCAACGGGCCCAAGCTGGCGAACAACGCGATCACCACCGATCCGGCGGTGTCTCAGGACCTCGGTGTGATCGGGCGCGACAACCAGAACCGGATCCGGTGGGGCAATCTGCTCACCCTGCCGGTGGGTCAGGGCGGCCTGCTGTACGTCGAACCGGTGTACGCCTCCCCGGGGGCCAGCGACGCGGCGTCGTCGTACCCGCGGCTGATCCGGGTGGCGATGATGTACAACGACAAGATCGGCTACGGCCCCACCGTGCGTGACGCCCTGACCGGGCTGTTCGGTCCGGGCGCGGGTGCGGCGGCGACGGGCATCCAGCCCACCGAAGCCGGTACTCCCGCAGCCAGTCCGCCGGCCATCACGCCGGCGCCGGCCGCCACGCCCGGATCGCCGGGATCGCCGCCACCGGTGGCCGCACCGCCGGTGCCCGACGGATCGGTGACGCTGTCCCCAGCTAAATCCGCTGCGCTGCAAGAGATTCAGGCCGCAATCGGCGCGGCCAAGGACGCGCAGAAGAAGGGCGATTTCGCCGGCTACGGCGCGGCGCTGCAGCGGTTGGACGACGCGATCACCAAATACAACAACACCAAATAG
- a CDS encoding GlxA family transcriptional regulator, which yields MACVAAAKARSRVVVIVVFDGVTLLDVAGAGEVFVEANRFGADYQVKIASVDGCDVTSSIGTRLGVTDSIAAIDSADTVMVAGSDDLPRRAVDPALVEAIRSVSARTRRLASICTGSFVLAQAGVLRGRRATTHWHDTRLLARAFPDVTVEPDAIFVRDGDIFTSAGISSGIDLALALVEMDYGTELVRDVARWLVVYLKRAGGQSQFSVLLETDPPPQSPLRPVTDAIAADPGADYSVKKLAALASLSTRQLTRLFQSELGMTPARYVELVRIDFARNSLEAGRSVTETAGMAGFGSIETLRRAFVNHLGISPKAYRDRFRTAYA from the coding sequence ATGGCTTGCGTGGCTGCAGCCAAAGCGCGTTCGCGGGTGGTGGTGATCGTCGTCTTCGACGGGGTGACGCTGTTAGACGTCGCGGGGGCGGGTGAGGTCTTCGTCGAGGCCAACAGGTTCGGCGCCGACTACCAGGTCAAAATCGCGTCCGTGGACGGGTGCGACGTGACCAGTTCGATCGGGACCCGACTGGGCGTCACGGACAGCATTGCGGCGATCGATTCCGCCGATACCGTCATGGTCGCCGGCAGCGACGACCTGCCCCGGCGGGCGGTTGACCCCGCCCTGGTCGAGGCCATCCGCTCGGTGTCGGCACGGACCCGGCGCCTGGCGTCCATCTGCACGGGCTCGTTCGTCCTGGCGCAGGCCGGGGTGCTGCGCGGCCGGCGCGCCACCACGCATTGGCACGACACCCGGTTGTTGGCGAGGGCGTTCCCGGATGTCACCGTCGAGCCGGACGCGATCTTCGTCCGCGACGGCGACATCTTCACCTCGGCCGGAATTTCGTCGGGCATCGACCTGGCGCTGGCGTTGGTCGAAATGGACTACGGGACAGAGCTGGTCCGCGACGTGGCCCGCTGGCTGGTCGTCTACCTCAAACGCGCGGGTGGCCAGTCACAATTCTCGGTGCTGCTCGAGACCGATCCCCCGCCCCAGTCGCCGCTGCGCCCCGTCACCGATGCGATCGCGGCCGACCCCGGCGCCGACTACAGCGTGAAAAAGCTTGCGGCCCTGGCATCCTTGAGCACCCGCCAGTTGACTCGACTGTTTCAATCCGAGCTGGGCATGACCCCGGCGCGCTACGTCGAATTGGTGCGGATCGACTTCGCCCGCAACTCGCTGGAAGCCGGCCGGTCGGTCACCGAGACCGCGGGCATGGCCGGCTTCGGCAGCATCGAAACGCTGCGACGGGCATTCGTCAACCACCTGGGCATCAGCCCGAAGGCCTATCGGGACAGGTTCCGAACGGCCTACGCCTGA
- a CDS encoding HD domain-containing protein, whose product MTTSSIDTIAGIHVPDTALVREATEFIRDTEDELLFNHSRRVFFFGALRGLRRGLRPDLELLYVGAMFHDLGLTKRYRTSQDRFEVDGANAARDFLTAHGVDEAGADKVWLGIALHTTPGVPEFLAPEVALLQAGVEVDVLGIGREQLAPEALAAVTAAHPRPDFKNRILASFNDGMKHRPRTTDGTMNADVLAHFDATFVRDDFVDDILHNSWPE is encoded by the coding sequence ATGACCACCAGCTCGATCGACACCATCGCCGGCATCCACGTGCCCGACACCGCGCTGGTGCGCGAGGCGACCGAGTTCATCCGCGACACCGAGGACGAGTTGCTTTTCAACCATTCCCGCCGGGTGTTCTTCTTCGGCGCACTGCGGGGCCTGCGCCGCGGACTGCGACCGGATCTGGAGCTGCTCTACGTCGGCGCGATGTTTCACGATCTCGGCCTGACAAAGCGCTACCGCACCTCCCAAGATCGCTTCGAGGTCGACGGCGCCAACGCGGCCCGGGACTTCTTGACGGCCCACGGCGTCGACGAGGCCGGCGCCGACAAGGTGTGGCTGGGCATCGCGCTGCACACCACGCCCGGCGTGCCCGAGTTCCTCGCGCCCGAAGTCGCCCTGCTGCAGGCCGGCGTGGAGGTCGACGTGCTCGGCATCGGGCGCGAGCAGTTGGCGCCCGAGGCACTGGCCGCAGTGACCGCCGCCCACCCGCGCCCGGATTTCAAGAACCGGATCCTGGCGTCGTTCAACGACGGCATGAAGCACCGGCCGCGGACCACCGACGGCACCATGAACGCCGACGTCCTGGCGCACTTCGATGCCACGTTCGTCCGCGACGACTTCGTCGACGACATCCTGCACAACAGCTGGCCGGAGTAG
- a CDS encoding nitroreductase family protein, with translation MDVYEALYTTRMMRRLRPDPLPLDTQVRILDAAVRAANGGNTQRWHFVAVDDPQLIREFAQLFRKSRVLEYENFRTGTMVAPAPGADPVAHAATMRRMKGSGDYLADHFQEIPLLLFVFAMDDYGGANIYPAIWSALLAARAEGVGGVMTMTLRHFKDQVNEILGVPVEEGWTMSAMLALGYPRGKWGVAANRRPVHEVSSRNGWGKPFGVEVPQPLWP, from the coding sequence ATGGACGTCTACGAAGCGCTGTACACCACCAGGATGATGCGGCGGTTGCGGCCGGACCCCCTTCCGCTGGACACGCAGGTCCGCATCCTCGACGCGGCCGTTCGCGCGGCCAACGGAGGAAACACCCAGCGCTGGCATTTCGTGGCCGTCGACGATCCGCAACTCATCCGCGAGTTCGCGCAACTGTTCCGCAAGTCCCGCGTCCTGGAATACGAGAACTTCAGGACGGGAACGATGGTGGCCCCGGCGCCGGGTGCGGACCCGGTCGCCCACGCCGCGACGATGCGCCGGATGAAGGGCTCGGGGGATTACCTCGCCGACCATTTCCAAGAGATCCCGTTGCTGCTCTTCGTCTTTGCGATGGACGACTACGGCGGTGCCAACATCTACCCGGCGATCTGGAGTGCGTTGCTCGCCGCGCGCGCCGAAGGTGTCGGCGGCGTCATGACGATGACACTTCGCCACTTCAAAGACCAGGTGAACGAAATCCTGGGCGTACCCGTCGAGGAGGGCTGGACGATGTCGGCCATGCTGGCCCTCGGCTACCCGCGGGGCAAGTGGGGCGTGGCGGCCAATCGCCGTCCCGTGCACGAGGTTTCATCGCGCAACGGCTGGGGCAAGCCGTTCGGCGTCGAGGTGCCGCAGCCGCTCTGGCCATAA
- a CDS encoding cupin domain-containing protein encodes MTELNDIGVTVVQPGEGDYVALPGFGAVFKLSGKTNGGEVSIVEHPFAVGLLTAAHRHTREDEHSIVLAGEIGFRSDDSEVVLGPGGYITKPRGQMHAMWNAGSEPGRIIEVITPGGFENYFRELGELLVEHADDPGGTPLHELPEFGELADKYGLTYGSPAWMDDIAQRYGLNPPSH; translated from the coding sequence ATGACCGAGTTGAACGACATCGGGGTGACCGTGGTGCAGCCGGGGGAGGGCGATTACGTCGCCCTGCCGGGCTTCGGAGCGGTCTTCAAACTGTCCGGCAAGACCAACGGCGGCGAGGTGTCCATCGTCGAGCACCCGTTCGCGGTCGGCCTGCTCACCGCGGCGCACCGGCACACCCGGGAGGACGAGCATTCGATCGTCCTGGCGGGTGAGATCGGCTTCCGCTCCGACGACAGCGAAGTGGTCCTGGGGCCCGGCGGCTACATCACCAAGCCGCGCGGGCAGATGCATGCGATGTGGAACGCCGGCAGCGAGCCGGGCCGCATCATCGAGGTCATCACGCCGGGCGGCTTCGAGAACTATTTCCGCGAACTGGGCGAGCTGCTCGTCGAGCACGCCGACGACCCCGGCGGCACGCCGCTGCACGAGCTGCCCGAGTTCGGTGAGCTGGCCGACAAATACGGGCTGACGTACGGGTCGCCCGCGTGGATGGACGACATCGCGCAGCGGTACGGGCTGAACCCGCCTTCCCATTGA
- a CDS encoding glutathione peroxidase has product MTLNDIALTTLDGRQTTLAELSDGATLVVNVASKCGLTPQYTALEKLAKDYGDRGLTVVGVPCNQFMGQEPGTAYEIQEFCSTTYGVTFPLLEKTDVNGEDRHPLYAELTKATDADGQAGDIQWNFEKFLLAPGGEVVNRFRPRTEPDAPEVVSAIEAVLPR; this is encoded by the coding sequence GTGACACTCAACGACATCGCCTTGACCACCCTCGACGGCCGGCAGACCACACTGGCCGAATTGTCCGACGGCGCAACGCTCGTCGTCAACGTAGCCTCCAAATGCGGGCTGACTCCGCAATACACCGCGCTGGAGAAGCTGGCCAAGGATTACGGCGACCGCGGCCTGACTGTCGTCGGCGTTCCCTGCAACCAGTTCATGGGTCAGGAGCCGGGCACGGCCTACGAGATCCAGGAGTTCTGCTCGACGACCTACGGCGTGACGTTCCCGCTGCTGGAGAAGACCGACGTCAACGGCGAGGACCGCCACCCGCTGTACGCCGAGCTGACCAAGGCCACCGACGCCGACGGCCAGGCCGGAGACATCCAGTGGAACTTCGAGAAGTTCCTGCTCGCGCCCGGCGGTGAGGTGGTGAACCGGTTCCGGCCGCGCACCGAGCCCGACGCCCCCGAGGTCGTCAGCGCCATCGAGGCCGTGCTGCCCCGATAG
- a CDS encoding MCE family protein, producing the protein MQINSQRTPPYKWIAVAVLGVCVLILALVYGQFRGAFTPKTELTMLAARAGLVMDPGSKVTYNGVEIGRVGSISETVRDGKPAAKFVLEVYPRYLKLIPSNVNADIKATTVFGGKYVSLTTPANPSPQRISPHTVIDARSVTTEINTLFQTITSIAEKVDPVKLNLTLSAAAQSLTGLGEKFGQSVTNANALLDDVNPQMPQARKDIQRLAALGDTYANASPDLFDFLNNAVVTARTINAQQKDFDQALLSAAGFGNTGAELFNKGGPYLARGAEDLVPTAQLLDTYSPEIYCTLHNYHDIVPITGASEGAFNGYSLNMDTEVLSGLGLIANPVSAVPVIASLVGGIAGVVGGAPNPYIYPENLPRLNARGGPGGAPGCWQKITRDLWPAPELIMDTGNSIAPYNHLDTGSPYAIEYVWGRQVGDNTINP; encoded by the coding sequence GTGCAGATCAATTCGCAGCGGACCCCGCCGTACAAGTGGATCGCCGTCGCCGTGCTCGGAGTGTGCGTGCTGATTTTGGCGCTGGTGTACGGGCAATTTCGCGGCGCCTTCACCCCCAAGACCGAGTTGACGATGTTGGCGGCGCGGGCTGGGTTGGTGATGGATCCGGGTTCGAAGGTGACTTATAACGGGGTGGAGATCGGCCGGGTGGGGTCGATTTCGGAGACGGTGCGTGATGGGAAGCCGGCGGCGAAGTTCGTTTTGGAGGTGTATCCGCGCTACCTGAAGCTGATTCCGTCGAATGTGAATGCCGATATCAAGGCGACGACGGTGTTCGGTGGCAAGTATGTGTCGTTGACGACGCCGGCCAATCCGTCGCCGCAGCGGATCTCGCCGCACACGGTGATCGATGCGCGCTCGGTGACGACGGAGATCAACACGTTGTTTCAGACGATCACTTCGATCGCGGAGAAGGTTGATCCGGTCAAGCTGAATTTGACGTTGAGTGCTGCGGCGCAGTCGTTGACGGGGTTGGGGGAGAAGTTCGGTCAGTCGGTGACGAACGCCAACGCGTTGCTCGATGATGTGAATCCGCAGATGCCGCAGGCGCGCAAGGACATTCAGCGGTTGGCGGCACTCGGAGACACCTACGCGAACGCGTCGCCGGATCTGTTCGACTTTTTGAACAATGCGGTGGTCACCGCGCGCACGATCAACGCCCAGCAAAAGGATTTCGATCAGGCGTTGTTGTCGGCGGCCGGGTTCGGCAATACGGGTGCGGAGTTGTTCAACAAGGGGGGGCCGTATCTGGCGCGCGGCGCCGAAGACCTGGTGCCCACAGCGCAGCTGCTGGACACCTACAGTCCGGAAATCTATTGCACTCTGCACAACTACCACGACATCGTGCCCATCACCGGTGCTTCCGAAGGCGCCTTCAACGGCTACTCGTTGAACATGGACACCGAGGTGCTCTCCGGGCTGGGACTGATCGCGAACCCGGTGTCCGCGGTGCCGGTCATCGCGTCCCTGGTCGGCGGCATCGCCGGGGTAGTCGGCGGCGCGCCCAACCCCTACATCTATCCCGAGAACCTGCCGCGCCTCAACGCCCGCGGCGGGCCGGGTGGCGCCCCGGGTTGCTGGCAGAAGATCACCCGCGATCTGTGGCCGGCACCCGAGCTGATCATGGACACCGGTAACAGCATCGCCCCGTACAACCACCTGGACACCGGATCGCCGTATGCGATCGAGTACGTCTGGGGCCGCCAGGTCGGCGACAACACCATCAACCCGTAG